GCTGGTAGAAGGCGGCCCGTGTCCGAGCGCCCCCATGCCGATCTCGACGCGGCGATGGACCGCTACGCCCGCGGGGACGACGCGGCGTTCGGCGAGGTCTACGACAAGCTCGCGCCGCGCCTCCTCGGGTACCTGCTCCGCCACACGCGCGATCGCGCGCGCGCCGAGGACGTCGTCCAGCAGACGATGCTCCGCATCCATCGCGCGCGGGGCCGCTTCCTCCCCGGCGCCGAGGTGATGCCGTGGGCCTTCGCGATCGCGCGCCGGCTGCTCGTCGACTCCCACCGGCGCGGAGGTCGTGAGGTGCTCGCTCCTTCGAACGACGACGACGGCGCGGACCTCCTCGTCGCGCTCGACGCGGGCGCGGACGAGATCGCGATCGCGAAGGAGACCGCGAAGAAGATCGCGGCCGAGCTCCAGCGCCTCCCCGAGAACCAGCGCGTGGCGTTCGAGCTGATCAAGCAGGAAGGGATGAGCGTCGCCGAGGCGGCGCAGGTCCTCGGCACCACCGTGGCGGCGGTGAAGCTCCGCGCGCATCGCGCCTACGAGGCGCTGCGCGAGGTGCTGCAGCGAGGGAAGGAGACATGAGCACGCTCCGCGAACGTATCCTCGCCGAGGCGGCGCGGACGCCGGCCCCCACCCGCAGCGAGTGGCGGCGTCGCGTCGTGATCGTCGCCGTCCTCGGCGCGCTCGCGACGACGGCGCTCTTCTTCGTGATGGGCGGCTTCGCGCGCGGGACGCGGCCGAGCGAGCTCGTCGCCTTCACCGCCGGCCTCGGCCTCTTCTCCGCCCTCGTGATGACGCGCGTCGCGACCGGGAGCGGCGGCTCGATGCTCGGCCGTCCGCGTCCGCACCTCGTCCTCGCGTGCGTCGCGCTCGCGCCGGTGCTCGCGTGCGTCGCGCTCGCGGCGCCGATGCTCTGGCCCGAGCACGCGAACGAGGAGGTCGCGCTGCGCACGCACGTCGGCTGCGCGGCGATCACGCTGGTGCAGGGAGCGCTGCCGCTCGTCGTCCTCCTCTTGCCGCGTCGCGCGAGCGACCCCATCCACCCCGCCGTCACCGGCGCGGCGCTGGGCATGACGGCGGGGGCGTGGACCGCGATGATGGCCTACCTCCGCTGTCCGCACGTCCCGGCGGCGCACTGCATCATCGCGCACGTCGTCCCGACGCTGGCGCTCACCGCGCTCGGCGCCGTCCTCGGGCGGTTTCTCCTTCGCGTTCGTTGAAGCGAGCAGATACGCTCATAACGATGCGCACGACTCTCACCGTCGTACCTCTCGCGCTCGCGCTCGGCTGCGGCTGCGGCCACGGGCCTTCGAACGTCTCGTTCATGAGCAACGAGCAACCGTCGTCGCAGGGCGCTC
The Labilithrix sp. genome window above contains:
- a CDS encoding RNA polymerase sigma factor, whose amino-acid sequence is MSERPHADLDAAMDRYARGDDAAFGEVYDKLAPRLLGYLLRHTRDRARAEDVVQQTMLRIHRARGRFLPGAEVMPWAFAIARRLLVDSHRRGGREVLAPSNDDDGADLLVALDAGADEIAIAKETAKKIAAELQRLPENQRVAFELIKQEGMSVAEAAQVLGTTVAAVKLRAHRAYEALREVLQRGKET
- a CDS encoding DUF1109 family protein, translated to MSTLRERILAEAARTPAPTRSEWRRRVVIVAVLGALATTALFFVMGGFARGTRPSELVAFTAGLGLFSALVMTRVATGSGGSMLGRPRPHLVLACVALAPVLACVALAAPMLWPEHANEEVALRTHVGCAAITLVQGALPLVVLLLPRRASDPIHPAVTGAALGMTAGAWTAMMAYLRCPHVPAAHCIIAHVVPTLALTALGAVLGRFLLRVR